A single window of Vanessa tameamea isolate UH-Manoa-2023 chromosome 5, ilVanTame1 primary haplotype, whole genome shotgun sequence DNA harbors:
- the LOC113404494 gene encoding dual specificity mitogen-activated protein kinase kinase 7-like isoform X6, with amino-acid sequence MSNIEGRLKGLQERFENELRIRREGLHNQGALGAPKTGNTRRPRPPAMFSSRDIPPFPPRSPQATDTEYRMREVYKVSGKLNVDGIEYRSHIDDLQQLGELGSGTCGHVVKMLHKSSGAVIAVKQMRRSGNSEETKRILMDLDVVVRSHDCPYIVRCLGCFVTDADVWICMELMASCFDKLLKRLGAPIPEAILGKVTVATVNALSYLKDTHGVIHRDVKPSNILLDERGNVKLCDFGISGRLVDSKAKTRSAGCAAYMAPERIDPPDPSRPDYDIRADVWSLGISLVELATGVFPYRDCQNDFEVLTRVIADDPPQLPEDTEFTPEFKSFVSQCLTKNYRQRPKYVKLLEHPFVVKSARNSVSVGAWYASLSVPPRTYDAPPTPQPVRNYVTASHWTPDQATPTPARTWWATPANPGGSSSQPASLEADLSNHSPYPRRRTIDACASPPPAPARRVSADTRWRASPASSGNTSPIVLQRFYHQSQQRKSRVDLHSTPRHRSLSREHSTGRSPEPPPRTRHLLTHEANGTMELEPPPLHDRLLPPSPLLLSNDRLSEGRSQSLTRAELRNGYRADAPPAAPPAAPSKLLHDDQASL; translated from the exons ATGTCAAATATTGAAGGTAGATTAAAAGGTTTGCAAGAGCGCTTCGAAAATGAATTGCGTATTCGAAGAGAGGGTCTCCACAATCAAGGTGCACTTGGGGCTCCCAAGACTGGGAATACACGAAGACCTAGACCcc CAGCAATGTTTTCCTCAAGAGATATACCACCATTCCCACCAAGATCTCCACAAGCTACGGATACGGAATATAGAATGCGAGAAGTATACAAG GTGAGTGGGAAGCTGAATGTTGATGGCATTGAGTACAGGTCTCACATAGATGACCTTCAACAACTTGGTGAACTAGGCAGTGGGACCTGTGGTCATGTAGTAAAGATGTTGCACAAGTCTTCGGGAGCTGTTATTGCAGTCAAG CAAATGCGTCGTTCCGGTAATTCAGAAGAAACTAAACGTATCCTAATGGATCTGGATGTGGTGGTCAGATCACATGACTGTCCTTACATCGTTCGGTGTCTTGGTTGTTTCGTGACCGATGCAGATGTATGGATTTGTATGGAGCTGATGGCATCTTGCTTTGATAAATTGTTGAAGAGGCTAGGAGCGCCCATACCTGAAGCAATACTCGGAAAAGTCACCGTGGCG acGGTAAACGCGCTATCGTACCTGAAGGACACGCACGGTGTGATCCACCGCGACGTGAAACCGAGCAACATCCTGCTGGACGAGCGCGGGAACGTCAAGCTGTGCGACTTCGGCATAAGCGGACGACTCGTGGACTCCAAGGCGAAGACGCGCAGTGCGGGCTGCGCGGCGTACATGGCT CCCGAGCGGATAGACCCGCCGGACCCGAGTCGGCCAGACTACGACATCCGAGCGGACGTGTGGTCGCTCGGCATTTCGCTGGTGGAGCTCGCCACCGGAGTCTTCCCTTACAGAGACTGTCAGAACGACTTCGAGGTGCTCACCAGG gTAATAGCAGATGACCCGCCACAGTTACCAGAGGATACAGAATTCACTCCTGAGTTCAAATCTTTTGTATCCCAATG CCTAACGAAAAACTACCGTCAGCGGCCGAAGTACGTGAAGCTGCTGGAGCACCCGTTCGTGGTGAAGTCGGCGCGAAATTCGGTGTCGGTGGGCGCCTGGTACGCGTCGCTGTCGGTGCCGCCGCGCACGTACGACGCGCCGCCCACGCCGCAGCCCGTGCGCAACTACGTCACGGCCTCGCACTGGACGCCCGACCAAGCCACGCCCACGCCTGCGCG AACTTGGTGGGCGACTCCAGCGAACCCGGGTGGAAGCAGTTCGCAACCTGCGAGCCTCGAAGCCGACCTGTCGAATCATTCGCCATACCCGAGACGcag GACGATCGACGCGTGCGCGTCCCccccgcccgcgcccgcgcgccGCGTGTCGGCCGACACCCGCTGGCGCGCCTCCCCCGCC AGTTCGGGAAACACAAGCCCTATAGTATTACAAAGATTCTATCACCAAAGTCAACAACGGAAGTCCAGAGTGGACTTGCATTCGACGCCGAGACATCGGAG CCTCAGTCGCGAGCACAGCACGGGTCGTTCGCCCGAACCGCCTCCGAGGACCAGGCATCTGCTTACGCATGAAG CTAACGGTACCATGGAACTCGAGCCGCCGCCGCTCCACGACCGGTTACTCCCGCCCTCGCCTTTACTGCTGAGCAATGATAG GCTGTCGGAGGGCCGCAGCCAGAGCCTGACGCGCGCGGAGCTGCGCAACGGGTACCGCGCcgacgcgccgcccgccgcgccgcccgccgcgccctcCAAGCTGCTGCACGACGACCAGG CCAGCCTATAA